A genomic stretch from Psychrilyobacter piezotolerans includes:
- a CDS encoding SIR2 family protein encodes MDIISDIGERIKECRINKDVNDLILKNEKEIKEKLKNLDLEKEKLVFILGAGISIAYGLKSWDELADCLVEEAYKTDKISELGMTILKRKDPKNKITTIKKILEKDDEKNERYYKIIEKECYLGKEGELWKVEEKQNLILESIKKIDEYDNIKYITTNIDKLLEVYLGEEEVSIKLEDISENKKIEKLHGCIEKKEIVFTPMEYIDFYSKEDNNNKLNKLVGDSSLVIFLGKGLESEILQAILKKEYERTDFYIFKYYGDIPTNELNTTIDLDNQCYKNRRIKILPYNDHAKLPEYFDELIGANLNLISQSTLDELKDLDIGKLKKRLKNEEMVRGLALKLRDGYLEGYLPKISKDDLVTLYSERESILSKSKGKVEDIYLEVFVKYKGKEFIDEVWENMNKNKNLDVWNLKTIVRLSEEIDEDRLKKIFNFIEGRKGGYNDYLIVEIFEVLLKKIKNEEFLYEQIFAIEKQNSNLEFKYFTRESFDRFLERNIELIDYEILQKIMLGIINSIDSIFTGKYEMKDGFIPTIDPIILIDILDGLNYFFVKDPDNFNKFFKGIKDFKFEKIKELKILGYVCSINPLLLNKIEIKEIVGIISITGSMYYPLLQKNKEIKEKLKNVDYEKEVEDFYKKLDKVQDIEDIIESKFFISSILEDEKNKIKFKEEHKRELEISDYKLTRKIKINISVMKLLKEKMNEEEFWEEIKSIYSLGQTNVNIYEKEIYFKYKEIIDKTPIKMPIEFYENLFYKVEEILELEELYKNYIEKARQKKYFEITYSYQEAIINKFRTLENDNKLTDEYEEFVERIFRIGERIEGIYGDKFSKNSGENPSRYLNLMFLPLYYSNMDDQEKLNLVLKRIDSKKDVFPDGVDYEIGRNLFEFYDMKKKKILEETKWREILEKKSSGFIRSFREARNSKMPRELYEELFENNFFIEMLNAGELEKIDVAIFWGLLIEGIKKDTKTIKKLDEIKEMNQFIVGEMILYIDRLGKRFGEIGCNSQDKEMYKTIKEKLLKMILDLIKKDKVKWMEGYFDMNFLDLCLDEEIIKNEKQVMDIFIYNFEIKKLNKNDSLFYLKNNPEKIYEKIKKIDKYLAGVFIIFVVMNGYRYKEKLLKNKKLIKEKELKKLSFKNFDKDLKELIKDCLMDDELKIDIEKLKLKIQFNN; translated from the coding sequence ATGGATATAATCAGTGATATAGGAGAAAGAATAAAAGAATGTAGAATAAATAAAGATGTAAATGACTTAATTCTTAAGAATGAAAAAGAGATAAAAGAAAAATTAAAAAATTTAGATTTAGAAAAAGAAAAACTAGTATTTATATTGGGAGCAGGGATATCTATAGCTTATGGTTTGAAGTCATGGGATGAATTAGCTGATTGTTTGGTTGAAGAAGCTTACAAAACAGACAAAATAAGTGAATTAGGAATGACTATTTTAAAGAGAAAAGATCCAAAGAATAAGATAACTACAATAAAAAAAATATTAGAAAAAGATGATGAAAAGAATGAAAGATATTATAAAATAATAGAAAAAGAGTGTTATTTAGGAAAAGAAGGTGAACTTTGGAAAGTGGAAGAGAAGCAAAATCTTATTTTAGAGAGTATAAAAAAAATTGATGAATACGATAATATAAAATATATTACAACCAATATAGATAAGTTATTAGAAGTGTATTTAGGTGAAGAAGAAGTTTCTATAAAATTAGAGGATATATCAGAAAATAAAAAAATAGAAAAACTTCATGGGTGTATAGAAAAGAAAGAGATAGTTTTTACTCCTATGGAGTATATTGATTTTTATAGTAAAGAAGATAATAATAATAAATTAAATAAATTAGTAGGAGATTCTTCTCTAGTGATTTTTTTAGGAAAAGGATTGGAATCAGAAATACTTCAAGCTATATTAAAAAAAGAATATGAAAGAACGGATTTTTATATATTTAAATATTATGGAGATATTCCTACAAATGAATTAAATACAACCATAGATCTTGATAATCAGTGCTATAAAAATAGAAGAATTAAAATTTTACCCTATAATGATCACGCAAAGTTACCAGAGTATTTTGATGAATTAATCGGAGCAAATTTAAACTTGATTTCTCAAAGTACTTTAGATGAGCTTAAAGATCTTGATATAGGAAAGTTAAAAAAGAGGTTAAAAAATGAAGAAATGGTGAGAGGGTTGGCATTAAAATTAAGAGATGGATATTTAGAAGGTTATCTTCCAAAGATTAGTAAAGATGATTTAGTAACTTTATACTCTGAGAGGGAATCAATTTTGTCAAAATCTAAAGGAAAAGTAGAAGATATTTATTTAGAAGTCTTTGTAAAATATAAAGGCAAAGAGTTTATAGATGAAGTATGGGAAAATATGAATAAAAATAAAAATTTAGATGTTTGGAACTTAAAAACAATAGTTAGATTGAGTGAAGAAATAGATGAGGATCGATTAAAGAAAATATTTAATTTCATTGAGGGAAGAAAAGGTGGGTATAACGATTATTTAATAGTTGAAATCTTTGAGGTTTTATTAAAAAAAATTAAAAATGAAGAATTTTTATATGAACAAATATTTGCAATAGAAAAGCAAAATAGTAATTTAGAATTTAAATATTTTACCAGAGAGTCATTTGATAGATTTTTAGAGAGAAATATAGAATTAATAGACTACGAAATACTTCAAAAGATAATGTTAGGTATAATAAATTCAATTGATTCAATATTTACAGGAAAATATGAAATGAAAGATGGGTTTATACCAACAATAGATCCAATTATTTTAATAGATATACTGGATGGGTTGAATTATTTTTTTGTTAAGGATCCAGATAATTTCAACAAGTTTTTTAAAGGTATTAAAGATTTTAAATTTGAAAAAATAAAAGAATTAAAAATATTGGGGTATGTATGTTCTATAAATCCATTACTATTAAATAAAATTGAGATTAAAGAAATAGTGGGGATTATTTCTATAACAGGAAGTATGTATTATCCACTTTTACAAAAAAATAAAGAGATTAAAGAAAAATTAAAAAATGTAGATTATGAAAAAGAAGTGGAGGATTTTTATAAAAAATTAGATAAAGTCCAAGATATAGAAGATATAATAGAATCTAAATTTTTTATATCTTCTATACTAGAGGATGAGAAAAATAAAATAAAATTTAAAGAGGAGCATAAAAGGGAATTAGAAATTTCAGATTATAAATTAACTAGAAAGATAAAAATTAATATAAGTGTGATGAAATTATTAAAAGAGAAAATGAATGAAGAAGAGTTTTGGGAAGAAATAAAAAGTATATATTCGTTAGGTCAGACTAATGTAAATATATATGAAAAAGAAATATATTTTAAATATAAAGAAATAATTGATAAAACTCCTATTAAAATGCCGATTGAATTTTATGAGAATTTATTTTATAAGGTAGAAGAAATTTTGGAATTAGAAGAATTGTATAAAAATTATATAGAGAAGGCAAGGCAGAAAAAATATTTTGAAATTACTTATTCTTATCAAGAAGCTATAATAAATAAATTTAGAACCTTGGAAAATGATAATAAGTTAACTGACGAATATGAAGAGTTTGTAGAAAGGATATTTCGAATAGGAGAGAGAATAGAAGGTATTTATGGAGATAAATTTTCTAAAAATTCTGGTGAAAATCCTTCAAGATATTTAAATTTAATGTTTTTACCGCTGTACTATAGTAATATGGATGATCAGGAAAAATTGAATCTAGTGTTAAAAAGAATTGATTCAAAGAAAGATGTTTTTCCAGATGGAGTAGATTATGAAATAGGTAGAAATTTATTTGAATTTTATGATATGAAAAAAAAAAAAATTTTAGAAGAGACAAAATGGAGAGAAATTTTAGAAAAAAAATCTAGTGGATTTATTAGAAGTTTTAGAGAGGCAAGAAATTCTAAAATGCCAAGGGAATTATATGAAGAATTATTTGAGAATAATTTCTTTATAGAGATGTTAAATGCAGGGGAATTAGAAAAAATAGATGTGGCTATATTTTGGGGATTGTTAATAGAAGGGATAAAAAAAGATACAAAAACTATAAAAAAATTAGATGAAATTAAAGAAATGAATCAGTTTATTGTAGGAGAGATGATCTTATATATTGATAGATTGGGAAAAAGGTTTGGAGAAATTGGTTGCAATTCTCAAGATAAAGAAATGTATAAAACTATAAAAGAAAAATTATTAAAAATGATTTTAGATCTTATAAAAAAAGATAAAGTGAAATGGATGGAAGGTTATTTTGATATGAATTTTTTAGACCTTTGTTTAGATGAAGAAATTATAAAAAATGAAAAACAAG
- the gloA gene encoding lactoylglutathione lyase, with the protein MNYKLEHACIRVMDLERSLEFYKKALSLEEVNRLDYSEYKFTLVYLSDENRNFEIELTHNYDTEKPYELGNGFSHFALTVSDLEKSHEFHKNMGLEVTDLKGLPGEKPRYYFITDPDGYKIEIIRR; encoded by the coding sequence ATGAATTATAAATTAGAACATGCCTGTATCAGAGTGATGGATTTGGAAAGATCGTTGGAATTTTATAAAAAAGCACTGTCTTTGGAGGAAGTAAACAGACTGGATTATTCTGAGTACAAATTTACTTTAGTGTATCTAAGTGATGAAAATAGGAATTTTGAGATAGAGTTAACGCATAATTATGATACTGAAAAACCTTATGAATTAGGAAACGGATTCAGTCACTTTGCACTGACTGTAAGTGACTTGGAAAAATCCCATGAATTTCATAAAAATATGGGATTAGAAGTAACTGATCTTAAGGGACTTCCAGGGGAAAAGCCCAGATATTATTTTATTACAGATCCAGATGGATATAAGATAGAAATTATAAGAAGGTAG
- a CDS encoding valine--tRNA ligase — MTELDKIYSPTEIEGKWYKTWEENKYFRATMDDEKPNYTIVMPPPNVTGVLHMGHVLNNSIQDTLIRWKRMSGYNTLWMPGTDHAGIATQNRVERKLAEDNLTRDDLGRDKFIEKVWDWKNEYGGIITNQLRRLGASLDWEKERFTMDEGCSESVKDIFVKLYNDGLIYQGEYMVNWCPQCGTALADDEVEHSEHKGHMWHIKYPVKDSDIEFVVATTRPETMIGDTGVAVNPNDERYKDLIGKMVILPLTGREVPIIADDYVDMEFGTGVVKMTPAHDPNDFEIGKRHNLEIMNIFTPDAKMNALTGKYEGMDRFQARKAVVEDLEKEGYLAKIEDHNNKVGGCYRCNTTVESRISNQWFVKMESLAKDALEVVYNGDVKIMPKRWEKVYYNWLENIRDWCISRQIWWGHRIPAYYGPDNHLFVATSDEDAAAQALAHYGKEVELVQETDVLDTWFSSALWPFSTLGLPEEKELERFYPTNTLVTGADILFFWVARMVMMGMYEMKEIPFEHVFLHGIVRDELGRKMSKSLGNSPDTLELIDRYGADAIRFTMIYNTSQGQDVHFSEKLIEMGRNFSNKIWNVSRFVLMNLEDFDINSVNKDELELELVDKWIFSKLNRASKKVNEHLDSFTLDEAAKGAYEFLRGDFCDWYVELAKTRLYNSEDEKSKKTAQYVLWTVLEEGLRLLHPFMPFISEEIWQKLGAKGETIMLETFPTCDETLVDEEAEASFEYLQSVVSALRNIRAEINISPAKEVKAILRTSNESEIKTLENNKTFLTKLAKLETLEFGDVAKPTGAGFRVVKDSELYVPLAGLLDPEVEIKKIEAQMVKIEKDLAKVNGKLSNEKFTSKAPEHILERERKIQKEYQDKLDKLTENLKAFK; from the coding sequence ATGACGGAATTAGACAAGATATATTCTCCGACGGAGATCGAAGGAAAGTGGTACAAAACATGGGAAGAAAATAAGTATTTTAGAGCAACAATGGATGATGAAAAGCCTAACTATACCATAGTTATGCCGCCGCCAAATGTTACAGGTGTATTACACATGGGACACGTTTTAAATAACAGTATCCAGGATACCCTTATCAGATGGAAGAGGATGAGCGGATACAATACCCTTTGGATGCCAGGAACAGACCATGCAGGGATCGCTACTCAAAATAGGGTAGAGAGAAAATTAGCAGAAGATAATTTAACTAGAGATGATCTTGGAAGAGATAAGTTCATAGAAAAAGTTTGGGACTGGAAGAATGAATATGGCGGGATAATCACTAATCAATTAAGAAGATTAGGAGCATCTTTAGACTGGGAAAAAGAAAGATTTACAATGGATGAAGGTTGTTCTGAATCTGTAAAAGATATATTTGTAAAGTTATATAATGATGGATTAATTTACCAGGGGGAATATATGGTAAACTGGTGTCCGCAATGTGGAACTGCTTTGGCTGATGATGAAGTAGAACACAGTGAGCACAAAGGTCATATGTGGCATATAAAGTATCCTGTAAAAGATTCCGATATAGAGTTTGTAGTAGCGACTACCAGACCGGAAACGATGATAGGAGATACTGGAGTAGCTGTAAACCCTAACGATGAGAGATATAAAGATTTAATAGGTAAGATGGTAATTCTTCCTCTTACAGGAAGAGAAGTTCCTATTATTGCTGATGACTATGTAGATATGGAATTCGGGACTGGTGTAGTAAAAATGACTCCAGCTCATGACCCCAATGACTTTGAGATCGGGAAGAGACATAACTTAGAGATCATGAATATATTTACTCCAGATGCTAAGATGAATGCTCTTACCGGGAAATATGAAGGGATGGACAGATTCCAAGCTAGAAAAGCAGTTGTAGAAGATCTTGAAAAAGAAGGATACTTAGCTAAAATAGAAGATCACAACAATAAAGTCGGTGGATGTTATAGATGTAATACAACTGTAGAATCTAGAATATCTAATCAATGGTTCGTTAAGATGGAATCATTGGCTAAAGATGCACTGGAAGTAGTATATAATGGTGATGTTAAGATCATGCCAAAGAGATGGGAAAAAGTTTACTATAACTGGTTAGAAAATATAAGAGACTGGTGTATATCCAGACAGATCTGGTGGGGACACAGAATACCTGCATATTACGGACCTGATAACCACCTGTTCGTAGCAACATCAGATGAAGATGCAGCAGCCCAGGCTCTTGCACATTACGGAAAAGAAGTTGAATTAGTTCAGGAAACAGATGTATTGGATACATGGTTCTCATCTGCTTTATGGCCTTTCTCAACATTAGGATTACCGGAAGAGAAAGAATTAGAAAGATTCTACCCGACAAATACACTGGTAACCGGAGCAGATATATTATTCTTCTGGGTTGCTAGAATGGTAATGATGGGAATGTATGAGATGAAGGAAATCCCATTTGAACATGTATTCTTACATGGAATAGTTAGAGATGAATTGGGAAGAAAGATGTCTAAGTCATTAGGAAACTCTCCTGATACTTTAGAATTGATAGATAGATATGGTGCAGATGCCATCAGATTTACTATGATATATAACACATCTCAAGGACAGGACGTACATTTCTCTGAAAAATTAATCGAAATGGGAAGAAACTTCTCAAATAAAATCTGGAATGTATCTAGATTCGTATTGATGAACTTGGAAGACTTCGATATCAACAGTGTAAATAAAGATGAATTAGAGTTAGAATTAGTGGATAAGTGGATCTTCTCTAAATTGAATAGAGCTTCTAAAAAAGTGAATGAACATTTAGACAGTTTCACATTGGATGAAGCTGCTAAGGGAGCATATGAGTTCTTAAGAGGAGACTTCTGTGACTGGTATGTTGAGTTAGCTAAGACCAGACTATATAACAGTGAAGATGAAAAATCTAAGAAGACTGCTCAATATGTATTATGGACAGTATTAGAAGAAGGATTAAGATTATTACATCCGTTTATGCCATTTATTTCAGAGGAAATATGGCAAAAATTAGGAGCAAAAGGTGAAACAATCATGTTAGAAACATTCCCTACTTGTGATGAAACTTTAGTGGATGAAGAAGCAGAGGCATCTTTTGAATATTTACAATCTGTGGTTTCTGCCCTTAGAAATATAAGAGCTGAGATAAATATATCTCCTGCAAAGGAAGTAAAGGCAATCTTAAGAACCAGCAATGAATCTGAGATTAAAACTTTAGAGAATAATAAAACATTCCTGACTAAGTTAGCTAAATTAGAAACTTTAGAATTTGGAGATGTAGCAAAACCTACAGGTGCAGGATTCAGAGTAGTAAAAGATTCTGAACTATATGTACCGTTAGCAGGACTATTAGATCCTGAGGTTGAGATCAAGAAGATAGAGGCGCAGATGGTTAAGATAGAGAAGGATCTGGCTAAGGTAAATGGTAAACTTTCCAATGAGAAGTTTACTTCTAAGGCTCCTGAACACATCTTAGAGAGAGAAAGAAAGATACAAAAAGAATATCAGGATAAGTTAGACAAATTAACTGAAAACTTAAAAGCATTTAAGTAA